The following coding sequences lie in one Phycicoccus duodecadis genomic window:
- a CDS encoding HAD family hydrolase, giving the protein MSRPVEAVVFDWGGTLTPWHDVDLPEQWRVFAREVHGVPVGSPEVSDADLAEAHRLADRILEVEAAAWRRGRDEHSSAALADILDAAGIDPEHDRHHLALAAYRRFWEPHTFTDPQVRPLWEGLRERGIQVGVLSNTIWSREYHREIFARDGVLDLVDADLYSSELDHVKPHPEVFRAACRAVGVDPVRAVYVGDRIFEDVHGPQQVGMRAIWIPHSDIPASQRVEVTAVPDARAHELLDVLAVVDAWNAA; this is encoded by the coding sequence GTGAGCCGACCCGTCGAGGCCGTCGTCTTCGACTGGGGCGGCACGCTGACGCCCTGGCACGACGTCGACCTCCCCGAGCAGTGGCGGGTCTTCGCCCGCGAGGTGCACGGGGTGCCGGTCGGCTCGCCGGAGGTGTCCGACGCCGACCTCGCCGAGGCCCACCGGCTGGCCGACCGCATCCTCGAGGTGGAGGCGGCCGCGTGGCGGCGGGGGCGCGACGAGCACTCGTCGGCCGCCCTCGCCGACATCCTCGACGCCGCGGGCATCGACCCCGAGCACGACCGGCACCACCTGGCGCTGGCCGCCTACCGGCGCTTCTGGGAGCCGCACACGTTCACCGACCCGCAGGTCCGCCCGCTATGGGAGGGGCTGCGCGAGCGGGGGATCCAGGTCGGGGTGCTGTCGAACACCATCTGGAGCCGCGAGTACCACCGCGAGATCTTCGCGCGCGACGGCGTGCTCGACCTGGTCGACGCCGACCTCTACTCCAGCGAGCTCGACCACGTGAAGCCGCATCCCGAGGTGTTCCGGGCCGCCTGCCGTGCGGTCGGGGTCGACCCGGTGCGGGCGGTGTACGTGGGCGATCGCATCTTCGAGGACGTGCACGGGCCGCAGCAGGTCGGGATGCGCGCCATCTGGATCCCGCACAGCGACATCCCGGCGTCGCAGCGCGTCGAGGTCACGGCCGTCCCCGACGCCCGCGCCCACGAGCTGCTCGACGTGCTCGCCGTCGTCGACGCCTGGAACGCCGCGTGA
- a CDS encoding proline--tRNA ligase yields MAMRMSSLFLRTLREDPADAEVPSHRLLVRAGYIRRVSPGIYTWLPLGLKVLRRVETIVREEMDAIGAQELLFPALLPREPYEASGRWDEYGENVFRLKDRKGGDYLLGPTHEEMFTLAVKDLYSSYKDLPLSIYQIQTKYRDEARPRAGVLRGREFVMKDSYSFDLDDAGLDKSYQLHRDAYVRIFDRLGFHYVIVQAMAGAMGGSKSEEFLATAENGEDTYVRCPNCGYAANVEAVRVPVPDAVDATAVPAAHAEDTPDTPTIDSLVAHLESAFPRSDGRAWTAADTLKNVLVMLVHPDGTREPLAIGLPGDREVDEKRLGAQVEPAAVEAFVEADFAAHPALAKGYIGPGVLGSEKASGIRYLLDPRVSEGTAWVTGADTPGRHVLDLVAGRDFTADGTIEAAEVRPGDACPSCGHGLEAARGIEMGHIFQLGTKYAEALDLKVLDEHGKLRTVTMGSYGVGVSRAVACVAEGNHDELGLVWPRALAPADVHVVATGKDEAVATYAEELTRELEARGAQVLLDDRRQASPGVKFKDAELIGVPTIVVVGRGLADGTLELKDRRTGERRELAVATAVDDILREIGQA; encoded by the coding sequence GTGGCCATGCGCATGTCGTCCCTGTTCCTGCGAACCCTTCGCGAGGACCCGGCGGACGCGGAGGTGCCCAGCCACCGGCTGCTGGTGCGGGCCGGCTACATCCGCCGCGTCAGCCCCGGCATCTACACCTGGCTGCCGCTGGGGCTGAAGGTGCTGCGCCGCGTCGAGACCATCGTGCGCGAGGAGATGGACGCCATCGGCGCCCAGGAGCTGCTGTTCCCGGCCCTGCTGCCCCGTGAGCCCTACGAGGCCTCGGGCCGCTGGGACGAGTACGGCGAGAACGTCTTCCGGCTCAAGGACCGCAAGGGCGGCGACTACCTGCTCGGCCCCACGCACGAGGAGATGTTCACCCTCGCGGTCAAGGACCTGTACAGCTCGTACAAGGACCTGCCGCTGTCGATCTACCAGATCCAGACCAAGTACCGCGACGAGGCCCGGCCGCGCGCCGGGGTGCTGCGGGGGCGCGAGTTCGTGATGAAGGACAGCTACTCCTTCGACCTCGACGACGCCGGGCTCGACAAGAGCTACCAGCTGCACCGCGACGCCTACGTACGCATCTTCGACCGGCTCGGCTTCCACTACGTGATCGTGCAGGCGATGGCCGGCGCGATGGGCGGCTCGAAGTCCGAGGAGTTCCTCGCCACCGCCGAGAACGGCGAGGACACCTACGTCCGCTGCCCGAACTGCGGCTATGCGGCCAACGTCGAGGCCGTCCGCGTGCCCGTGCCGGATGCCGTGGACGCCACCGCGGTGCCCGCCGCCCACGCGGAGGACACCCCCGACACCCCCACCATCGACAGCCTCGTGGCGCACCTGGAGTCGGCGTTCCCGCGCTCCGACGGGCGGGCCTGGACCGCCGCCGACACCCTCAAGAACGTGCTGGTGATGCTGGTCCACCCCGACGGCACCCGCGAGCCGCTGGCGATCGGGCTGCCCGGTGACCGCGAGGTCGACGAGAAGCGCCTCGGCGCCCAGGTGGAGCCCGCCGCCGTCGAGGCGTTCGTCGAGGCCGACTTCGCGGCGCACCCGGCCCTGGCCAAGGGCTACATCGGTCCCGGCGTGCTGGGGTCCGAGAAGGCCTCCGGCATCCGGTACCTGCTCGACCCCCGCGTCAGCGAGGGCACCGCGTGGGTCACCGGCGCCGACACCCCCGGCCGCCACGTCCTCGACCTGGTGGCCGGGCGCGACTTCACCGCCGACGGCACCATCGAGGCCGCCGAGGTGCGCCCGGGCGACGCCTGCCCGTCGTGCGGCCACGGCCTCGAGGCGGCGCGCGGCATCGAGATGGGACACATCTTCCAGCTCGGCACCAAGTACGCCGAGGCGCTCGACCTCAAGGTGCTCGACGAGCACGGCAAGCTGCGCACGGTCACCATGGGCTCCTACGGCGTCGGGGTGTCCCGGGCCGTGGCGTGTGTCGCTGAGGGCAACCACGACGAGCTCGGCCTGGTCTGGCCGCGGGCGCTGGCCCCGGCCGACGTGCACGTCGTCGCCACGGGCAAGGACGAGGCCGTGGCCACCTACGCCGAGGAGCTCACCCGCGAGCTCGAGGCCCGCGGCGCCCAGGTGCTGCTCGACGACCGCCGCCAGGCGAGCCCGGGCGTGAAGTTCAAGGACGCCGAGCTCATCGGCGTGCCCACCATCGTGGTCGTCGGGCGTGGCCTCGCCGACGGCACCCTCGAGCTCAAGGACCGCCGCACCGGCGAGCGGCGCGAGCTGGCCGTGGCCACGGCCGTCGACGACATCCTGCGCGAGATCGGCCAGGCGTGA
- a CDS encoding DUF4081 domain-containing GNAT family N-acetyltransferase codes for MLRTRSPVRPLSLDDRDAALDLCARDLPQRVFVAARVLEGSRTGSLSSVLGHRDDGVLTSLCWASANIVPVGTTEENRPLFADRLRRWRGRCASVFGPREEVLGLWQHLEPHWGQPRVVRAHQPLLVADLPPSAEGVEPDPRVRLARADEVDLVLPAAEHMFTAEIGYRPYTGSSRGYRASLASLIARGHTYVVVEGGEVVFKTDIGSLALGCAQLQGVWVAPRLRGQGLAVPMLAAVLEQVMAGPAPLVSLYVNDFNTAARATYERLGFRSAGEFTTVLL; via the coding sequence GTGCTCCGCACACGATCCCCGGTCCGGCCGCTGTCGCTCGACGACCGTGACGCCGCGCTCGACCTCTGCGCCCGGGACCTCCCCCAGAGGGTGTTCGTCGCGGCCCGGGTGCTCGAGGGCTCGCGCACGGGGTCGCTGTCGTCGGTGCTGGGGCATCGCGACGACGGCGTGCTCACCTCGCTGTGCTGGGCCAGCGCCAACATCGTGCCGGTCGGCACCACCGAGGAGAACCGCCCGCTGTTCGCCGACCGGCTGCGCCGCTGGCGCGGTCGCTGCGCGTCGGTGTTCGGCCCGCGCGAGGAGGTGCTCGGGCTCTGGCAGCACCTCGAGCCGCACTGGGGCCAGCCGCGGGTGGTCCGGGCCCACCAGCCGTTGCTCGTGGCCGACCTCCCCCCGTCGGCGGAGGGGGTCGAGCCCGACCCGCGCGTGCGCCTGGCGCGGGCCGACGAGGTGGACCTGGTCCTGCCCGCCGCCGAGCACATGTTCACGGCCGAGATCGGCTACCGCCCCTACACCGGGTCCAGCCGCGGCTACCGTGCCTCGCTGGCCTCCCTCATCGCCCGCGGGCACACCTACGTCGTCGTCGAGGGCGGCGAGGTCGTCTTCAAGACCGACATCGGCAGCCTCGCGCTCGGCTGCGCCCAGCTCCAGGGCGTCTGGGTGGCGCCGCGGCTGCGCGGGCAGGGTCTCGCGGTGCCGATGCTGGCCGCCGTCCTCGAGCAGGTGATGGCCGGCCCGGCGCCCCTGGTCTCCCTCTACGTCAACGACTTCAACACCGCCGCCCGCGCCACGTACGAGCGCCTCGGCTTCCGCTCCGCGGGTGAGTTCACGACCGTCCTGCTCTGA
- the ispG gene encoding flavodoxin-dependent (E)-4-hydroxy-3-methylbut-2-enyl-diphosphate synthase, with translation MSVSLGMPAAPPPVLAPRRVTRKIRVGKVEVGGDAPVSVQSMTTTPTTDINATLQQIAELTAAGCDIVRVACPSQDDAEALPAIARKSQIPVIADIHFQPKYVYAAIDAGCAAVRVNPGNIRQFDDQVGEIARRAKEAGVSIRIGVNAGSLDKRILEKYGKATPEALVESAVWEAGLFEEHDFHDFKISVKHNDPVVMVKAYQLLAERGDWPLHLGVTEAGPAFQGTIKSATAFGALLSQGIGDTIRVSLSAPPVEEVKVGIQILQSLGLRPRKLEIVSCPSCGRAQVDVYKLADEVTAGLEGMTVPLRVAVMGCVVNGPGEAREADLGVASGNGKGQIFVRGEVIKTVPESQIVETLIEEAMRLADEMGEPVDEESAGAPTVSVS, from the coding sequence ATGTCCGTCTCCCTGGGTATGCCCGCCGCCCCGCCTCCCGTCCTGGCCCCTCGTCGCGTGACGCGCAAGATCCGCGTCGGCAAGGTCGAGGTCGGCGGCGACGCCCCGGTGTCGGTGCAGTCGATGACGACCACCCCGACCACCGACATCAACGCCACCCTCCAGCAGATCGCCGAGCTCACCGCGGCCGGCTGCGACATCGTGCGCGTGGCGTGCCCCAGCCAGGACGACGCCGAGGCGCTGCCCGCCATCGCGCGCAAGTCGCAGATCCCGGTGATCGCCGACATCCACTTCCAGCCCAAGTACGTCTACGCGGCCATCGACGCCGGGTGCGCCGCGGTGCGGGTCAACCCCGGCAACATCCGGCAGTTCGACGACCAGGTCGGCGAGATCGCGCGGCGGGCGAAGGAGGCGGGGGTCTCCATCCGCATCGGCGTCAACGCCGGCTCGCTCGACAAGCGGATCCTCGAGAAGTACGGCAAGGCCACGCCCGAGGCGCTGGTCGAGTCGGCCGTCTGGGAGGCGGGGCTGTTCGAGGAGCACGACTTCCACGACTTCAAGATCTCGGTCAAGCACAACGACCCGGTCGTGATGGTCAAGGCCTACCAGCTGCTGGCCGAGCGCGGCGACTGGCCCCTGCACCTCGGGGTCACCGAGGCCGGGCCCGCCTTCCAGGGCACCATCAAGTCGGCCACCGCGTTCGGCGCACTGCTCAGCCAGGGCATCGGCGACACCATCCGGGTCTCCCTCTCGGCCCCGCCGGTCGAGGAGGTCAAGGTCGGCATCCAGATCCTCCAGTCGCTGGGCCTGCGCCCGCGCAAGCTCGAGATCGTGTCGTGCCCCTCGTGCGGCCGCGCGCAGGTCGACGTCTACAAGCTGGCCGACGAGGTCACCGCCGGGCTCGAGGGCATGACCGTGCCGCTGCGGGTGGCCGTCATGGGCTGCGTCGTCAACGGCCCGGGGGAGGCCCGCGAGGCCGACCTCGGGGTGGCGTCCGGCAACGGCAAGGGCCAGATCTTCGTCCGGGGCGAGGTCATCAAGACCGTGCCCGAGAGCCAGATCGTCGAGACCCTCATCGAGGAGGCCATGCGCCTGGCCGACGAGATGGGCGAGCCCGTCGACGAGGAGTCGGCCGGGGCGCCGACCGTCAGCGTCTCCTGA
- a CDS encoding M50 family metallopeptidase translates to MTTIAFVLGVLFMALGLALSIALHEVGHLVPAKRFGVKVTQYMVGFGPTVWSRRRGETEYGLKAVPLGGYIRMIGMFPPRPGDPKGTLRASSTGRFSQLVDEARTASLEEVGPDDHDRVFYRLPVWKKVVVMLGGPTMNLLIGVVLLTLLLTAHGVPTAQPGAVVASVSRCVVPATDAAATTGQCAGKPPTPAVAAGILPGDRLVSIGGTPVRDIRDVGALVRPAAGRPVDIVVERDGRRLTLRATPIRNLLAVTDDAGNPVLDADGKPRTTEAGFLGVTTRQPSAYVPQSLSAVPPYLWAGVSNTALALVHVPERMAGVWKAAFGGGERAADSPMSVVGVGRVAGEVSAGRLDALTGGSLADRFWFLVSLVASLNLMLFLFNLIPLLPLDGGHVAGALWEGTKRQWATLRGAPDPGFVDVAKALPVAYTVAFVLIGMSALLIYADLVNPIKLGG, encoded by the coding sequence ATGACCACCATCGCCTTCGTGCTCGGCGTGCTCTTCATGGCGCTCGGCCTCGCGCTGTCCATCGCGCTCCACGAGGTCGGCCACCTGGTGCCCGCGAAGAGGTTCGGGGTGAAGGTGACCCAGTACATGGTGGGGTTCGGGCCCACCGTCTGGTCGCGCCGCCGGGGTGAGACCGAGTACGGCCTCAAGGCCGTCCCGCTCGGCGGCTACATCCGGATGATCGGGATGTTCCCGCCCCGCCCGGGCGACCCGAAGGGCACGTTGCGGGCGTCGAGCACCGGCCGGTTCAGCCAGCTGGTCGACGAGGCCCGCACCGCCAGCCTGGAGGAGGTCGGCCCCGACGACCACGACCGCGTCTTCTACCGGCTGCCGGTGTGGAAGAAGGTCGTGGTGATGCTCGGTGGGCCGACCATGAACCTGCTCATCGGGGTCGTGCTGCTGACCCTCCTGCTCACCGCGCACGGCGTCCCCACGGCCCAGCCCGGCGCGGTCGTCGCGTCGGTGAGCCGGTGCGTCGTACCGGCCACCGACGCCGCGGCCACCACCGGTCAGTGCGCGGGCAAGCCCCCGACCCCGGCCGTGGCGGCCGGCATCCTCCCCGGCGACCGACTGGTCTCGATCGGTGGCACCCCGGTGCGCGACATCCGCGACGTCGGCGCCCTGGTGCGCCCCGCCGCCGGCCGCCCCGTCGACATCGTCGTCGAGCGCGACGGTCGCCGGCTGACCCTGCGCGCCACGCCGATCCGCAACCTGCTGGCCGTCACCGACGACGCCGGCAACCCGGTGCTCGACGCCGACGGCAAGCCTCGCACCACCGAGGCCGGCTTCCTCGGGGTCACCACCCGACAGCCCTCCGCCTACGTGCCGCAGTCCCTCAGCGCCGTACCGCCGTACCTGTGGGCGGGCGTCAGCAACACCGCACTCGCGCTGGTCCATGTCCCCGAGCGGATGGCGGGGGTCTGGAAGGCCGCCTTCGGTGGCGGCGAGCGCGCGGCCGACAGCCCGATGTCGGTGGTCGGCGTCGGCCGCGTCGCCGGCGAGGTCTCGGCCGGCCGGCTCGACGCGCTGACCGGGGGGTCCCTGGCCGACCGGTTCTGGTTCCTGGTCAGCCTCGTGGCGAGCCTGAACCTGATGCTCTTCCTGTTCAACCTGATCCCGCTGCTGCCCCTCGACGGCGGGCACGTGGCCGGGGCGCTGTGGGAGGGCACCAAGCGGCAGTGGGCGACGCTGCGCGGTGCCCCCGACCCGGGCTTCGTCGACGTGGCGAAGGCGCTCCCGGTCGCCTACACGGTCGCCTTCGTGCTCATCGGGATGTCGGCCCTGCTCATCTACGCCGACCTGGTGAACCCGATCAAGCTCGGGGGCTGA
- the dxr gene encoding 1-deoxy-D-xylulose-5-phosphate reductoisomerase yields the protein MGGVTHRTVALLGSTGSIGTQALEVMAAHPDRFSVAALAGGGNLALLAQQAAATRAPVVAAAYGDADALRAAIADATGDPGYRPEVLVGHDAATTVAGGGADVVLNGITGSIGLAPTLAALAAGSTLALANKESLIVGGPLVKAAARPGQIVPVDSEHSAIAQCLRGGRADEVRRLVVTASGGPFRGRSRAELADVTPAQALAHPNFSMGRVITTNSATLVNKGLEVIEAHLLFDVPFERIDVVVHPQQQIHSMVEFRDGSTIAQLGPPRMLVPIGLGLSWPERLDDVDVPCDWSRAQSWDFHPLDDEAFPAVRLARQVGEAGGTFPAVYNAANEVAVDAFHEGALSFVAIVDTVEQVVAAHDAGAGDASSVEGVLAADAWARAAARDLVLAAR from the coding sequence ATGGGGGGCGTGACCCACCGCACCGTCGCCCTGCTCGGCTCCACCGGCTCGATCGGCACCCAGGCCCTCGAGGTGATGGCCGCGCACCCCGACCGGTTCTCGGTCGCCGCGCTGGCCGGAGGCGGCAACCTCGCCCTGCTGGCGCAGCAGGCCGCCGCCACCCGCGCCCCGGTCGTCGCCGCTGCGTACGGGGATGCCGACGCGCTGCGGGCCGCCATCGCCGACGCCACCGGCGACCCGGGCTACCGCCCCGAGGTGCTGGTGGGCCACGACGCCGCGACCACGGTGGCCGGCGGTGGGGCAGACGTCGTGCTCAACGGCATCACCGGCTCGATCGGGCTGGCGCCGACCCTGGCCGCGCTGGCCGCCGGCTCGACCCTGGCGCTGGCCAACAAGGAGTCGCTCATCGTCGGCGGCCCGCTGGTGAAGGCGGCCGCGCGCCCCGGCCAGATCGTGCCGGTCGACTCCGAGCACAGCGCCATCGCCCAGTGCCTGCGCGGCGGCCGGGCCGACGAGGTGCGTCGCCTGGTCGTCACCGCCAGCGGCGGACCCTTCCGCGGGCGCAGCCGCGCCGAGCTGGCCGACGTCACCCCCGCGCAGGCCCTGGCGCACCCCAACTTCTCGATGGGCCGGGTCATCACCACCAACTCGGCGACGCTGGTCAACAAGGGGCTCGAGGTGATCGAGGCCCACCTGCTCTTCGACGTCCCGTTCGAGCGCATCGACGTCGTGGTGCACCCACAGCAGCAGATCCACTCGATGGTCGAGTTCCGCGACGGCTCGACCATCGCGCAGCTGGGGCCGCCGCGGATGCTGGTGCCGATCGGGCTCGGGCTGTCCTGGCCCGAGCGGCTCGACGACGTCGACGTGCCCTGCGACTGGAGCCGCGCGCAGTCGTGGGACTTCCACCCGCTCGACGACGAGGCGTTCCCCGCCGTGCGCTTGGCGCGGCAGGTGGGGGAGGCCGGGGGGACCTTCCCGGCGGTCTACAACGCGGCCAACGAGGTGGCGGTCGACGCCTTCCACGAGGGTGCGCTCTCGTTCGTGGCGATCGTCGACACCGTCGAGCAGGTGGTGGCGGCGCACGACGCCGGCGCGGGCGACGCCTCCAGCGTCGAGGGGGTCCTGGCGGCCGACGCCTGGGCCCGCGCCGCCGCCCGCGACCTGGTGCTCGCCGCCCGCTGA